The genomic interval ATAGATAGCAAGATTTTTTGTCATTTGTACGGAGGCTTGGTGTCCAACTTGGCCTTCGGTACTTGCAATGATTGCCGGGCCCTCGCTTGCGCCCGGTTTTGGGAGGAATCATGAGAGCTGCTGGTCCAGTGGCTATTATCGTTGCGCTATCTCTATTCCCGGCTGGCTGTGTGGCTCTAAGGCCGTGGGCACAGCACCATCAGACGGTCCCACAAGTCGCCGCTCTCCCCGATTCCGGATCTTTCCACTCACCTAGCGCTAAGCGTGCCCCAGAAAGGCTGACTTTGGAGCAATGCATTGAGATCGCGCGGGCGAACAACCCATCCCTGGCCGCGGGAATGTGGGATGTGCAAACTGCACTTGCTCAGTGGAACATTGCGTCTGCCGAACGATGGCCAAATTTACGAGGTACGGCCGGTTATACCAGCTATCTGCAAAATCAGAGGCTGGTACCCGTCCGTAAGAACAACGATCCGGGCATGTTCAGCTCAAGCATTTTTGCCGGCGACATCATACTAAGGTTACCGTTGTTTACCGGCGGACGCATCACGAGTGAGATCAACGCTACGAATCTCCTGAGCCAAGCGGCTAACCATCGTCTTGCTCGCACCTGGGAAGAGCTGTTATTCAATGTTTCCAGCACGTTCTATACAATTTTGGGACAAAGACCCCTGATTGAATCCTTGCGGTTTTCTACCGATGTATTAAAGAGGCAGCGCCAGAGAGTCTTGGACATGATGAGGGTCGGTAAGGCCGCCAAGGTGGACGTTTTGCGCACGGAAGTGAGACTTTCAGATCTTGACCAGCGCCTGGTACGCGAACAGACGGTTTTGGAAATACAACGGCGCTTACTCGCCACTCTTATGGGAATTGGAGACCGCAGCGGGCCCATTGCGGTTCAAGGTGACCTGAGGCTGAGCCAGCGAGCGCTGGACGTTCATGGAGCCATTGCAATGGCTTACGCGGAGCGCGGGGACTATCGGGCGGCAAGAGCCTCTTTGGCAGCCCAAACCGCCAAAGTCAACTCAGCACGGGCAGCCCGATGGCCCACAGTATCGCTGGCAGGCAGTTACGGAACCAGGGCTGCCGCGGGCATCACGGACAATGCCGCTGCGTTTATAAACAGGTTCGTTAGGACGCCCCCGCCACTCGGGCAGGGCACCACTTTCAATTCCCCCGGAGTCTCCGCATCCCTGCCGGTTGGAAACATCGGGGTCGTGGCTGATTACGCGATTTTTGACGGCGGCCGAATCAGGGGACAAATCAGCGAGCAAGAGGCGAGGCTTGCCTCTGCCCAGGCCAATTTGCGGAAGCTTGAACTCCAGATTAGGCAGGATGTGGAGACCGCCGTGCTGAATGTCAGCTCTGCACAACAACGGGTCCAAGCCACCCGGAAGGCAATTGAACAGGCCAAGGAGAGCTTTCGGATCGAGAGCGAAAAGTATGACCTGGGTAAAGGTTCGATCACGGACGTTCTGGATGCCCAAGGCGCCATGCTAGATGCTCAGACAAATTATTACAGGGCCCTCGCTGAATACAACATCGCTCTCGCGCAGTTGGGCCTTGCAACGGGAGAGAAGCGATGATGTGGTTCCTTTTGTCCTCGTGAAACAGAAAGATGATCCTTCTTCTCAGAGGATTGAATTATTGCCGCCAATCCGAGCCTCACAGCGAGAAAGATGACTCGGGCAGAAAGGGCCGAGGCAACGCTATCATCTTGACACCGCCGTTGTCGTGGTGTTAGGAATGGCACCATGGAACGAAAAGGCCTAGCGCTGGTCTTGGGCATGATGCTACTGACAGGTCTCGCTCTCCCCTTGCCCGAGTGTTATCTGACACGGGTGAACTGTCCCATGAAAACAAACGGCTCGTGTCATGTGTTTGCGGGGCAGCGCGAAGCCGGGAAGTCATGCTGTGGGCAGGGCTTTCGCTTTTCTCAGTCCCGAGGCAACCACCAAAAGCCAGACAAGTGTTATGAGCT from Desulfomonile tiedjei carries:
- a CDS encoding TolC family protein, translating into MRAAGPVAIIVALSLFPAGCVALRPWAQHHQTVPQVAALPDSGSFHSPSAKRAPERLTLEQCIEIARANNPSLAAGMWDVQTALAQWNIASAERWPNLRGTAGYTSYLQNQRLVPVRKNNDPGMFSSSIFAGDIILRLPLFTGGRITSEINATNLLSQAANHRLARTWEELLFNVSSTFYTILGQRPLIESLRFSTDVLKRQRQRVLDMMRVGKAAKVDVLRTEVRLSDLDQRLVREQTVLEIQRRLLATLMGIGDRSGPIAVQGDLRLSQRALDVHGAIAMAYAERGDYRAARASLAAQTAKVNSARAARWPTVSLAGSYGTRAAAGITDNAAAFINRFVRTPPPLGQGTTFNSPGVSASLPVGNIGVVADYAIFDGGRIRGQISEQEARLASAQANLRKLELQIRQDVETAVLNVSSAQQRVQATRKAIEQAKESFRIESEKYDLGKGSITDVLDAQGAMLDAQTNYYRALAEYNIALAQLGLATGEKR